The Deltaproteobacteria bacterium genome includes the window AGACCCACTCTTGACGTCTTGATGCGGCCCGAGACCGGTGCGCGCAGCAACGGCCTTTTGAGATGGGAACGCGGCCTTTGGTAGATTCTCTTGAGAACCGGGCAGGGAGGACAGATTTGAGATGAGACTCTTTGAGTATGAAGCCAAGGAAATATTCCAGAAAAACGGGATTCCCGTCCCCAGGGGTGGGGTAGCTGGGAGCGTGGAAGAAGCCGCGAGGATCTTCACCGACCTGGGATCGGCGGTTGTCAAATCGCAGGTTCTGGTGGGGGGGCGGGGTAAG containing:
- a CDS encoding ADP-forming succinate--CoA ligase subunit beta, with amino-acid sequence MRLFEYEAKEIFQKNGIPVPRGGVAGSVEEAARIFTDLGSAVVKSQVLVGGRGKAGGIQYAENRSELEEKVRRLLGSEIRGFVVNTLLIEERLSI